A single Henriciella sp. AS95 DNA region contains:
- a CDS encoding NADPH:quinone reductase: protein MKAVWFDQFGPAGEVLTVGEKPTPTPAAGEVLVRLKTSGPNPSDVKKRAASFPNLLDNGYVIPHSDGAGIIEAVGDGVSQERVGERVWVYQAQYGRRFGTAAEYVAVESQRAPKLPDAASFEIGACLGIPVMTAHRTVFAGGDVKGQTVLITGGAGRVGYYAIQWAAMAGATVIATASNDADAATCREVGAQHVVNHRDEDWPADLLTFTKGEKVDRIVDVDFATNIEKSLEIIRTSGTIATYSSGTNLNPVIPFYRMMFMDLTVYMAIVYAMPEEAKQAAIKDIDTALTAGTLKHRIAETLPLDDCAKAHKLIEDGKAKGCVVLQVGDA from the coding sequence CCTCGTCCGGCTGAAGACGAGCGGACCCAACCCGTCCGACGTCAAGAAGCGGGCGGCCTCCTTCCCCAACCTCCTCGACAATGGCTACGTCATTCCTCACAGCGATGGCGCCGGTATCATTGAAGCCGTTGGCGATGGCGTTTCACAGGAACGCGTTGGCGAACGTGTCTGGGTCTACCAGGCGCAATATGGCCGCCGGTTCGGCACAGCCGCCGAATATGTCGCTGTCGAAAGCCAACGAGCACCAAAGCTGCCAGATGCGGCGAGTTTCGAGATCGGGGCCTGCCTCGGCATCCCGGTCATGACCGCGCACAGGACCGTCTTTGCTGGCGGCGACGTCAAGGGACAGACCGTGCTGATCACCGGCGGGGCCGGCCGGGTTGGCTATTACGCCATCCAGTGGGCTGCGATGGCCGGCGCGACCGTCATCGCGACCGCCAGTAATGATGCTGATGCGGCCACCTGCCGCGAGGTCGGCGCGCAGCATGTCGTCAATCACCGGGATGAGGACTGGCCTGCGGACCTGCTCACCTTCACCAAGGGCGAAAAGGTTGATCGCATCGTCGATGTCGACTTTGCGACCAATATCGAAAAGTCGCTCGAGATCATCCGCACCAGTGGGACCATCGCGACCTATTCCTCCGGTACCAATCTCAACCCGGTCATCCCGTTCTACCGAATGATGTTCATGGACCTCACCGTCTACATGGCCATCGTCTATGCCATGCCGGAAGAGGCCAAGCAGGCGGCGATCAAGGATATCGACACCGCGCTCACCGCCGGGACACTAAAGCACCGCATCGCCGAAACGCTTCCGCTAGACGACTGCGCAAAGGCGCACAAGTTAATCGAAGACGGCAAGGCAAAAGGCTGCGTGGTCCTGCAGGTCGGGGATGCTTGA
- a CDS encoding carboxylesterase family protein codes for MLDRGHPSFCFLISVITLASLILAACASTPSGGQRAPAVETTSGTLSGVSFLDKGGEFLGVPFAAPPTGDSRWHSPAPPQPWQGTRPATAFAPACPQGEYTTAWYADLIAAFGGDSETAARPVGESEDCLYLNIWSPDLTPDEPLPVMVWIHGGAYKGGWSYEPNYLGDRLAERGVIVVSIAYRMGPFGYIGPDGRANFGLQDQIRALDWIQSNIAQFGGNAENVTVFGESAGASSIGTLIVSPAADGLFDKAIHQSGGFEFIETGTTATAAEAFDTLQAALGDEDAQSASWLTILEASNDVLSDYWFAPVTDGALLPQSPRQLLRAGQFNEVDIMIGTNADEWLMYIDPASADDALATWRDRLPDATGLIDALVETHGEVGALDRIETADQMRCPGRMLARALGGAGQNVYAYRFTRVRPAETDPPLGSYHGAEIPYVFGTHDDWLPTDEIDRAITETMMSAWVAFARTGSPQSAEAWPDYSDTGKLLEIGDTIGPASPLDDALCQHIDAFRRLEE; via the coding sequence ATGCTTGATCGGGGGCACCCATCTTTCTGCTTTCTGATCAGCGTGATCACGCTCGCCTCGCTGATCCTGGCGGCATGCGCTTCGACGCCATCTGGCGGGCAGCGCGCTCCGGCGGTTGAGACCACATCTGGTACATTGTCTGGCGTCTCTTTCCTGGATAAGGGCGGCGAGTTCCTGGGTGTCCCGTTCGCTGCGCCTCCGACTGGAGACAGTCGATGGCATTCCCCTGCTCCACCCCAGCCTTGGCAAGGCACCCGTCCAGCCACCGCCTTCGCGCCGGCCTGCCCCCAAGGCGAGTATACGACGGCCTGGTATGCCGACCTGATCGCCGCCTTCGGTGGTGACTCGGAAACGGCCGCCCGGCCCGTCGGCGAAAGCGAAGATTGTCTCTACCTCAATATCTGGTCGCCGGACCTGACACCGGACGAGCCTCTGCCCGTCATGGTCTGGATCCATGGTGGCGCCTATAAGGGCGGCTGGTCCTATGAGCCGAATTACCTCGGCGACCGCCTTGCCGAACGCGGCGTGATCGTCGTGTCCATCGCCTATCGCATGGGCCCATTCGGCTATATCGGCCCGGACGGCCGCGCGAATTTCGGCCTGCAGGACCAGATCCGGGCGCTTGACTGGATCCAGTCGAACATCGCTCAGTTTGGTGGCAATGCAGAGAATGTAACCGTGTTCGGTGAGTCTGCCGGCGCATCATCGATCGGCACACTCATTGTGTCGCCCGCAGCAGACGGTCTGTTCGACAAAGCGATCCACCAATCCGGCGGCTTTGAATTCATTGAGACCGGCACGACAGCCACGGCAGCAGAGGCGTTCGACACGCTGCAGGCCGCGCTTGGCGACGAAGATGCCCAGTCGGCAAGCTGGCTAACTATCCTGGAAGCGAGCAATGACGTGCTCTCGGACTACTGGTTCGCGCCCGTGACCGATGGCGCATTGCTGCCCCAATCGCCCCGACAATTGCTTCGGGCAGGCCAGTTCAACGAGGTCGACATCATGATCGGCACGAATGCCGACGAATGGCTGATGTATATCGACCCCGCCAGCGCAGATGATGCCCTCGCGACCTGGCGCGACAGGCTCCCAGACGCGACGGGCCTTATCGATGCGCTCGTCGAAACGCATGGCGAAGTCGGCGCGCTTGACCGCATTGAGACCGCTGATCAGATGCGTTGCCCGGGCCGGATGCTTGCACGCGCCCTCGGGGGCGCCGGACAAAATGTCTACGCCTACCGCTTCACGCGCGTCCGGCCCGCCGAGACAGACCCGCCGCTGGGAAGCTATCATGGCGCCGAAATCCCGTACGTGTTCGGCACGCATGATGACTGGCTACCGACAGACGAAATCGATCGCGCGATCACCGAAACAATGATGTCGGCCTGGGTCGCCTTTGCCCGGACGGGCTCGCCCCAGAGCGCTGAGGCCTGGCCGGACTATTCCGACACCGGAAAACTGCTTGAAATCGGCGATACGATTGGACCAGCCTCACCACTGGACGACGCGCTGTGCCAACACATTGATGCCTTCAGGAGGCTTGAAGAATGA
- a CDS encoding BCCT family transporter: protein MTTETGEKTHQTDWVAFSAASFLVLAVCVALLAQPSTGAVVLPAIYDWIATELGPLYLLAGTATIIFLAWLAFSRFGHVRIGGADAKAEFSKVSWAGMLFCAGVGAGLMYWAAIEWAYYLDTPPFGIEARSRESLQWASAYGLFHWGPSAWAFYCLPTLAIAYAYHNRKSPYLRLSAGCAGFSALAPNTPGGRAIDLIFMISLLGGAGSSLGFTTPMIAALIARMLGIETSFQLEVIAMVVIIALFATSAAVGIKQGIKRLTDLNVWLLFGFLAFVLFSGPTVWLIKTAINATGLVAQNFIRLNSWTEPFGTTDFVKDWTIFYWAWWIAYGPVVGLFVARISRGRTLREIIFGMLGFGTLGAGLFFVILGNYGLWLETVGGIDISSYIDESGGSAAIVEMIYQLPLPALAAGVFCVAAIVFSATTYDSASYILASNATKSLPAGDDPAIWQRLFWALMLGLLPLSLLFVGGQRVVQTAALIASVPLILIGVVMAWSLVRKLKADHPPGQVAG from the coding sequence ATGACCACTGAAACCGGGGAAAAAACCCATCAGACAGACTGGGTCGCCTTCAGCGCCGCGAGCTTTCTCGTGCTGGCCGTCTGCGTCGCCCTGCTCGCCCAGCCGAGCACTGGCGCGGTGGTGCTGCCGGCGATCTATGACTGGATCGCGACTGAACTTGGTCCGCTCTACCTTCTGGCGGGCACAGCAACGATCATTTTCCTGGCCTGGCTGGCCTTTAGCCGGTTCGGCCATGTCCGGATCGGCGGCGCCGACGCAAAGGCGGAGTTCTCGAAAGTCAGCTGGGCCGGCATGCTGTTCTGCGCGGGCGTCGGGGCTGGCCTCATGTACTGGGCTGCGATCGAGTGGGCTTATTACCTCGATACACCGCCCTTCGGGATCGAGGCCCGAAGTCGGGAATCCCTGCAATGGGCGTCGGCCTATGGTCTCTTCCATTGGGGACCATCGGCCTGGGCCTTCTATTGCCTGCCGACCCTCGCGATTGCCTATGCCTACCATAACCGCAAGAGCCCCTATCTTCGCCTTAGCGCCGGGTGCGCCGGGTTTTCGGCGCTTGCGCCCAACACGCCGGGCGGGCGGGCCATCGACCTCATCTTCATGATCAGCCTTCTTGGCGGCGCGGGGTCATCGCTTGGATTCACCACACCGATGATCGCCGCCCTCATCGCCCGCATGCTCGGCATCGAAACCTCCTTCCAGCTGGAAGTGATCGCGATGGTCGTGATCATCGCCCTGTTTGCGACGAGCGCGGCCGTCGGCATCAAACAAGGCATCAAACGCCTGACGGACCTGAATGTCTGGCTCCTGTTCGGCTTTCTCGCCTTCGTGCTGTTCAGTGGCCCGACGGTCTGGCTCATCAAGACCGCGATCAATGCAACCGGCCTTGTTGCGCAGAATTTCATCCGCCTGAACAGCTGGACCGAACCCTTCGGCACGACGGATTTCGTGAAGGACTGGACGATCTTCTACTGGGCCTGGTGGATCGCCTACGGACCGGTCGTCGGCCTTTTCGTCGCGCGTATCTCTCGCGGGCGAACCCTGCGCGAAATCATTTTCGGCATGCTGGGTTTCGGCACGCTGGGCGCCGGCCTCTTCTTCGTCATTCTCGGGAATTACGGCCTCTGGCTAGAGACAGTCGGCGGCATCGACATCAGCTCATACATTGATGAGAGCGGCGGGTCTGCGGCGATCGTCGAGATGATCTACCAGCTGCCCCTGCCCGCCCTCGCAGCAGGCGTGTTCTGTGTCGCGGCCATCGTGTTTTCCGCGACCACCTATGACTCGGCCTCCTACATCCTGGCCTCGAATGCGACGAAGTCGCTGCCGGCCGGAGACGATCCGGCGATCTGGCAGAGACTGTTCTGGGCGTTGATGCTGGGGCTGCTGCCGCTGAGCCTGCTTTTTGTCGGAGGTCAGCGCGTCGTTCAGACGGCCGCTCTGATCGCGTCGGTGCCGCTGATCCTGATCGGCGTGGTGATGGCCTGGTCGCTCGTGCGAAAGCTCAAGGCCGATCACCCGCCGGGTCAGGTTGCTGGTTAG
- a CDS encoding thioesterase family protein, with translation MITVYQGVAHPWLCDVLGHMTTRHYVAMFDDASYHFLNKAFGWSPGESSGPGWADVKHTIEYQDEIAKGDLLEVRGALEKIGGKSVTIRYEMHNLSKGNIAATLESISVYFDLDARKAIAIPDDLRAGAESFVEPSAEN, from the coding sequence GTGATTACCGTCTATCAAGGGGTGGCTCATCCATGGCTGTGCGATGTCTTGGGCCACATGACAACGCGCCACTACGTCGCCATGTTCGACGATGCTTCATACCATTTTCTGAACAAGGCCTTTGGCTGGTCGCCGGGCGAATCCAGCGGGCCAGGCTGGGCCGACGTGAAACATACGATCGAGTATCAGGATGAGATTGCGAAAGGCGATCTTCTCGAAGTCCGCGGGGCGCTCGAGAAGATCGGCGGCAAGTCGGTGACGATCCGCTATGAGATGCACAATCTCAGCAAGGGCAATATCGCGGCGACGCTGGAGAGCATTTCGGTCTACTTCGACCTCGACGCGCGCAAGGCGATCGCCATTCCGGACGATCTGCGTGCGGGCGCGGAAAGTTTCGTCGAGCCGTCTGCGGAAAACTAA
- a CDS encoding 3-keto-5-aminohexanoate cleavage protein — protein MNRNIIITCAITGSGETADRSPHVPVTPKEIAKASIEAAKAGAAIAHIHVRDPKTGAPSRDVDLYREVVERIREEDTDVVINLTTGMGGDLYLGPDEDPLALEKATDLVGQVERMEHVEALLPEICSLDCGSFNYPGGNYVYVSSPDMLRLGAKRLQKIGVKPELEVFELGHIWFAKQLQEERLLDAPPLFQVCMGVRWAAEATPQNFMTMVDNLPEGANWAGFALGAMEMPMVAQAALLGGHVRVGLEDNLYLSKGTLASNAQLVEKARTILENMGASIQTPAEARKALNVKKQDAPALVRKSA, from the coding sequence ATGAATCGCAACATTATTATCACCTGCGCCATCACCGGATCCGGCGAAACTGCCGACCGCTCGCCGCACGTTCCGGTCACACCGAAGGAAATCGCCAAGGCGTCGATCGAGGCCGCAAAAGCGGGCGCAGCCATCGCGCATATTCACGTCCGTGACCCAAAGACCGGCGCGCCGAGCCGCGATGTCGACCTTTACAGGGAAGTCGTCGAGCGGATCCGCGAGGAAGATACCGATGTTGTGATCAACCTCACCACCGGTATGGGCGGCGATCTCTATCTGGGGCCCGACGAAGACCCGCTCGCCCTGGAAAAGGCAACTGACCTCGTCGGCCAGGTCGAACGGATGGAGCATGTCGAAGCCCTGTTGCCGGAAATCTGTTCGCTCGACTGCGGATCCTTCAACTATCCGGGCGGCAATTATGTCTATGTGTCGTCGCCCGACATGCTGCGCCTTGGGGCAAAGCGCCTGCAGAAAATTGGTGTGAAGCCGGAACTCGAAGTGTTCGAGCTTGGCCATATCTGGTTTGCAAAGCAGCTCCAGGAAGAGCGCCTGCTCGATGCCCCGCCGCTCTTCCAAGTGTGCATGGGCGTGCGCTGGGCGGCCGAGGCGACGCCTCAGAACTTCATGACCATGGTCGACAATCTGCCGGAAGGCGCCAACTGGGCCGGCTTTGCGCTTGGCGCGATGGAAATGCCGATGGTTGCGCAAGCCGCGCTTCTTGGCGGTCACGTCCGCGTGGGCCTTGAAGACAATCTCTACCTGTCGAAAGGGACCCTCGCCTCAAATGCGCAGCTGGTTGAGAAAGCGCGCACCATTCTCGAGAATATGGGCGCCAGCATCCAGACACCCGCTGAGGCGCGCAAGGCGCTGAATGTGAAGAAGCAGGACGCCCCGGCGCTTGTGAGGAAGTCGGCGTGA
- the tgt gene encoding tRNA guanosine(34) transglycosylase Tgt, with the protein MTTFPFEIHARDGAARTGVLKTSRGDIRTPAFMPVGTAGTVKAMYMDQVEQAGADIILGNTYHLMLRPGAERVKRLGGLHKFSGWKGPMLTDSGGFQVWSLSQLRKMDKDGVTFRSHIDGSEHRLTPARSIEIQADLLGSDISMQLDECTDFPCSHEEALRSLELSLDWGQKSLEAFGQRDTQTLFGIIQGSNFDDLRERSAKGVVSQGFGGIALGGLAVGEGHDQMCRTIDMTIPHLPDEKPRYVMGVGKPIDLVEGVARGIDMFDCVLPTRAGRHGQAWTWDGPINLKNAKFAEDLSPLDEGVNCPASNDYSKAYLHHLMKAGEYLGAMILSWHNTAFFQALMADMRAHIAAGTFQARREALSLRWADTKSSPKPS; encoded by the coding sequence ATGACGACGTTTCCTTTTGAAATCCATGCGCGTGATGGCGCGGCGCGAACCGGTGTGCTGAAAACTTCGCGCGGCGATATTCGCACGCCAGCCTTCATGCCGGTCGGCACGGCTGGCACGGTCAAAGCGATGTATATGGACCAGGTCGAGCAGGCCGGGGCCGATATCATCCTGGGCAACACGTATCACCTGATGCTTCGCCCGGGCGCTGAGCGGGTAAAGCGGCTTGGCGGATTACACAAATTCTCCGGCTGGAAGGGGCCAATGCTGACCGATAGTGGCGGCTTTCAGGTCTGGTCTTTGTCGCAGCTTCGCAAGATGGACAAGGATGGCGTGACCTTCCGCAGCCATATCGATGGGTCCGAGCATCGCCTGACGCCTGCGCGCAGTATCGAGATTCAGGCGGACCTGCTTGGCTCGGATATTTCCATGCAGCTCGATGAATGTACCGATTTTCCGTGCAGCCATGAAGAAGCGCTGCGCAGTCTCGAACTGTCGCTGGACTGGGGGCAGAAGAGCCTCGAGGCTTTTGGGCAGCGGGACACGCAGACGCTGTTCGGCATCATTCAGGGCTCAAATTTTGACGACCTTCGTGAGCGTTCTGCGAAAGGCGTCGTCTCCCAAGGCTTCGGCGGGATTGCGCTCGGCGGTCTCGCGGTTGGTGAGGGCCATGACCAGATGTGCCGGACCATCGACATGACGATCCCCCACCTGCCGGATGAGAAGCCGCGCTATGTGATGGGCGTTGGCAAGCCGATCGACCTCGTTGAGGGCGTCGCGCGCGGCATCGACATGTTCGATTGCGTTCTGCCGACACGGGCAGGGCGCCATGGTCAGGCCTGGACGTGGGACGGGCCGATCAATCTCAAGAATGCGAAATTTGCTGAAGACCTGTCGCCTCTGGATGAGGGCGTGAATTGCCCCGCCAGCAATGACTATTCAAAGGCCTACTTGCATCATTTGATGAAGGCTGGCGAATATCTTGGCGCGATGATCCTGTCCTGGCACAACACGGCTTTTTTCCAGGCGCTGATGGCAGATATGCGGGCCCACATTGCGGCGGGCACGTTTCAGGCTCGCCGTGAAGCGCTCAGTCTTCGATGGGCGGATACGAAGTCGTCTCCGAAGCCGTCTTAG
- a CDS encoding nucleotidyltransferase family protein, whose protein sequence is MPLSEDAFMHHVRSVSTNDELLARLPDLCLPQCYLAAGCLFQPVWNHRSGNPSGWGINDFDVFYFDDTDTSYEAEDAVIQRAARLFTDLDAKVEIRNQARVHLWYGKKFGRPIAPLTSSKDGIEGFLVACTCIGIEVETGAIHAPDGLQDLWNGILRPNPRTADDPLFLKKAESYKARWPWLRVDA, encoded by the coding sequence ATGCCGCTTAGCGAAGACGCCTTCATGCACCATGTGCGCTCCGTTTCGACAAATGACGAACTGCTGGCCCGCCTGCCGGATCTCTGCTTGCCGCAATGCTATCTCGCCGCCGGTTGCCTCTTCCAGCCGGTCTGGAACCACCGCTCAGGCAACCCGTCAGGCTGGGGAATCAATGACTTCGATGTCTTCTATTTCGACGACACGGACACATCCTATGAGGCAGAAGACGCCGTCATCCAGCGGGCCGCGCGCCTGTTCACAGACCTGGACGCCAAGGTCGAGATCCGCAATCAGGCCCGCGTGCATCTCTGGTACGGAAAGAAATTCGGCCGCCCCATCGCACCTCTCACATCATCAAAAGACGGCATCGAAGGCTTCCTCGTCGCCTGTACCTGTATCGGCATTGAGGTCGAAACGGGCGCTATCCACGCGCCGGACGGTCTGCAGGACCTCTGGAACGGCATCCTGCGCCCCAATCCCAGAACAGCCGACGACCCGCTCTTCCTGAAGAAAGCCGAGAGCTATAAGGCCCGGTGGCCCTGGCTGCGTGTAGACGCCTGA
- a CDS encoding endo-1,4-beta-xylanase → MTFSKRDRLRLLGGAAIAALAACGGGGGSTPSPAPSPPPPPPPPPPPPPAVNILRDVYAANFPVGAAIQASQIQTATEDRAILEEQFSSITAEYEMKPDIIAPNQGSYNFAPADAIVDWAEANNIAVRGHALLWHQTTPDWMLTGMVSDIRDKLQQYVTDVVTRYRGRIYAWDVVNEVASDSAGAAAPYRNSNWYQAVGGPEFIDWAFEAARAADPDVKLFINDYSTEQSSKRARLLAIVQDLVSRGIPVDGVGHQFHLQINADPADALAAIDAVDALGFGLENHATEIDVSVYSDPAECFSSGVNCQSSYGTRASDVPDSIYAQQAAIYRGLFDGFSERDSVTSVTMWGVQDAQSWLNNFPVSRNNYPLLFDPSRNPKPAFLAITDPDYEI, encoded by the coding sequence ATGACCTTCTCGAAGCGAGACCGACTGCGCCTTCTCGGCGGCGCTGCTATTGCAGCCCTCGCAGCCTGTGGCGGCGGAGGCGGTTCTACCCCATCGCCCGCTCCATCGCCGCCACCACCGCCTCCTCCACCGCCACCGCCCCCACCCGCTGTAAATATTCTCCGGGATGTCTACGCCGCCAACTTTCCAGTCGGGGCGGCCATTCAGGCGAGCCAGATCCAGACGGCGACCGAAGACCGCGCTATTCTGGAGGAACAGTTTTCATCCATTACCGCCGAGTATGAGATGAAGCCGGACATCATCGCTCCCAATCAGGGCAGCTATAATTTCGCGCCTGCCGACGCGATCGTGGACTGGGCGGAGGCCAATAATATCGCGGTTCGGGGTCACGCTCTGCTCTGGCATCAGACAACACCGGACTGGATGCTGACGGGCATGGTCAGCGATATTCGCGACAAGCTTCAGCAATATGTAACCGATGTGGTGACCCGCTATCGCGGCCGCATCTATGCGTGGGATGTCGTGAACGAAGTCGCGAGCGACAGTGCGGGCGCCGCCGCGCCCTATCGTAATTCGAACTGGTACCAGGCTGTCGGCGGCCCGGAGTTCATCGACTGGGCCTTCGAGGCTGCCCGCGCCGCCGATCCTGACGTGAAGCTCTTCATCAATGATTATAGTACGGAGCAATCGAGCAAACGCGCGCGCCTCCTCGCCATCGTGCAGGACCTTGTATCCCGCGGCATCCCGGTCGATGGCGTTGGTCACCAGTTCCATCTGCAGATCAATGCCGACCCTGCCGACGCCCTCGCCGCCATCGATGCCGTCGACGCGCTCGGCTTCGGGCTTGAAAACCACGCCACCGAGATCGATGTCTCGGTCTATAGTGATCCCGCTGAGTGCTTTTCGTCCGGCGTGAACTGCCAGTCGAGCTATGGCACGCGCGCAAGCGACGTTCCCGACAGCATCTACGCGCAGCAGGCCGCGATCTATCGCGGCTTGTTCGATGGCTTTTCAGAGCGCGACAGCGTCACCTCGGTAACCATGTGGGGCGTTCAGGATGCCCAGTCATGGCTGAACAATTTCCCGGTCAGCCGTAATAATTACCCGCTGCTCTTCGATCCGTCGCGGAACCCGAAACCCGCCTTCCTGGCCATCACCGATCCCGACTATGAGATCTGA
- the queA gene encoding tRNA preQ1(34) S-adenosylmethionine ribosyltransferase-isomerase QueA, with the protein MDLSPFSFDLPEELIALRPVEPQDAARLLVVHGDGRLEDAHVRDLPSYLSAGDTLVFNDTRVIPAALKGVRPARDDNGSDVAVDANLVERVDGATWRALARPGKRLKPGDRIEFGQGFEAQLTEKAETGEVTLVFNLAGRELDEALDAHGAMPLPPYIARRRAADAKDRQTYQTSFAGEDAQSVAAPTAGLHFTPELREALAGAGIGAETVRLHVGLGTFSPLKESQLESGRLHEEWRRISPEVAERLNAVRASGHRCVPVGTTALRTLESSVDDARLIATTGPTDIFLKPGDRLQVTDALVTNFHLPESSLFMLVCALMGTDIMQAAYAHAIANKYRFYSYGDACLLLP; encoded by the coding sequence TTGGATTTATCACCATTTTCCTTCGATCTGCCCGAAGAGCTGATCGCGCTTCGACCGGTTGAGCCGCAGGATGCCGCGCGCTTGCTTGTGGTGCATGGGGATGGCCGGTTGGAGGACGCTCACGTGCGGGATCTGCCGAGCTATCTCTCGGCGGGCGACACACTGGTTTTCAACGATACGCGGGTGATCCCGGCAGCGCTCAAGGGCGTGCGTCCTGCCCGCGATGACAATGGCAGCGACGTGGCGGTGGACGCCAATCTGGTCGAACGGGTGGACGGGGCGACCTGGCGCGCGCTTGCTCGGCCCGGCAAGCGTCTGAAGCCAGGCGACCGAATCGAGTTTGGGCAAGGCTTTGAGGCACAGCTGACCGAAAAGGCAGAGACGGGCGAGGTCACGCTGGTCTTCAATCTGGCCGGGCGTGAGCTCGACGAGGCGCTTGATGCACATGGGGCGATGCCGCTTCCGCCATACATCGCTCGCCGGCGCGCGGCAGATGCAAAGGACCGCCAGACCTATCAGACGAGTTTTGCTGGCGAGGACGCGCAGTCGGTGGCGGCGCCGACGGCAGGGCTACACTTTACGCCTGAGCTTCGTGAGGCGCTGGCAGGGGCTGGCATCGGCGCTGAGACCGTGCGCCTGCATGTCGGGCTTGGTACGTTTTCGCCGCTGAAGGAGAGCCAACTCGAAAGCGGGCGGCTTCATGAGGAGTGGCGGCGGATTAGTCCGGAGGTGGCTGAACGGCTCAACGCTGTCAGGGCGTCGGGACATCGCTGCGTGCCAGTCGGCACAACGGCGCTTCGCACGCTGGAAAGCTCAGTTGACGATGCACGGCTCATTGCGACGACCGGACCCACGGACATTTTTCTCAAGCCCGGCGACAGGCTGCAGGTGACCGACGCACTGGTGACCAATTTTCACCTGCCCGAAAGTTCGCTCTTCATGCTGGTTTGCGCGCTGATGGGCACGGACATCATGCAGGCGGCCTACGCCCATGCGATCGCGAACAAGTACCGGTTTTACTCCTATGGCGATGCGTGTCTTCTTCTGCCTTGA
- a CDS encoding peptidylprolyl isomerase, whose amino-acid sequence MKTFRIASTAAAGLALVAAVACAQETPSADTETAPAEAAEPAAPQFTMADVEAAPETWREVEPDNLWILETNKGRIIVEMLPEVAPKHVEQFRAITKSGDYDGTVFHRVIDDFMAQGGDIFALKGRESGLPDIPGEFIFRRDPSEMTMNPIGPEQDAKQGLYKGFPMASQAQFVAEMTADNMLDSWIPHCPGVVSTARTDDPNSANSQFFLMRHQASHLDKNYTAWGRVVDGFDVVRAIKKGPKPNGTPIENPDVLNKAVMASDLPEAERPVVYVQRTDTQAWTDKLAAADQLDTDICDVPRVPAVVEG is encoded by the coding sequence GTGAAAACGTTCAGAATCGCCTCTACTGCTGCGGCGGGACTTGCCCTGGTCGCGGCTGTTGCCTGCGCGCAGGAAACCCCGTCGGCCGATACAGAAACTGCCCCTGCCGAGGCGGCTGAGCCGGCCGCGCCGCAATTCACGATGGCTGACGTGGAGGCTGCGCCGGAGACCTGGCGCGAAGTTGAGCCGGATAACCTCTGGATCCTTGAGACGAATAAAGGCCGCATCATCGTTGAGATGCTGCCAGAAGTCGCGCCGAAACATGTCGAACAGTTTCGCGCGATCACCAAATCGGGTGACTATGATGGGACCGTCTTTCATCGTGTGATCGATGACTTCATGGCGCAGGGCGGTGATATTTTTGCGCTCAAAGGCCGGGAGTCCGGCCTGCCTGACATTCCGGGCGAGTTCATCTTCCGGCGCGACCCGTCTGAAATGACGATGAACCCGATCGGCCCTGAACAGGATGCCAAGCAAGGCCTCTACAAAGGCTTCCCAATGGCGTCTCAGGCGCAATTTGTGGCGGAGATGACGGCCGACAACATGCTTGATAGCTGGATCCCGCATTGTCCGGGCGTCGTCTCGACGGCCCGCACAGATGACCCCAATTCGGCCAATAGCCAGTTCTTCCTGATGCGCCATCAGGCGAGCCATCTCGACAAGAACTACACGGCCTGGGGCCGGGTTGTTGACGGCTTCGACGTGGTCCGAGCGATCAAGAAAGGCCCGAAGCCAAATGGAACGCCGATCGAAAACCCGGACGTTCTGAACAAGGCTGTCATGGCGTCAGATCTGCCTGAGGCGGAGCGCCCTGTTGTCTACGTCCAGCGCACGGATACGCAGGCGTGGACCGACAAGCTTGCCGCCGCCGATCAGCTCGACACTGACATTTGCGATGTTCCACGGGTGCCCGCTGTCGTTGAAGGCTAG